From Yersinia hibernica, a single genomic window includes:
- the yigL gene encoding sugar/pyridoxal phosphate phosphatase YigL: MYHVVASDLDGTLLSPDHILTPYTKETLKLLTQRDVHFVFATGRHHIDVAQIRDNLEISAFMITSNGARVHNTAGELIFSHNLDADIARDLYNIEHYNPDILTNVYLNDEWYMNRESPAQEEFFRESVFKYQVFEPALLPTDGVCKVYFTCEDHDKLLILEEAINARWGDRVNVSFSFPTCLEVMGGGVSKGHALEQVAKIIGYSLKECIAFGDGMNDLEMLSMAGKGCIMRDAHQRLKDMLPNLEVIGSNADDAVPHYLRKMFLGTDK; this comes from the coding sequence ATGTATCATGTTGTTGCTTCCGATTTAGATGGCACTCTGCTATCACCTGACCATATTCTGACGCCTTATACCAAAGAGACACTTAAGCTGCTGACGCAGCGTGATGTGCACTTTGTGTTCGCGACTGGCCGCCACCATATTGATGTCGCGCAAATCCGTGACAACCTGGAAATCAGCGCTTTTATGATTACCTCCAATGGCGCGCGCGTGCACAACACCGCCGGGGAGCTGATTTTCAGTCATAACCTTGATGCGGATATTGCGCGTGATTTGTACAATATCGAACATTACAATCCTGATATTCTGACCAACGTCTATCTGAATGATGAATGGTACATGAACCGCGAAAGCCCCGCACAGGAAGAGTTTTTCCGCGAATCGGTGTTCAAGTATCAGGTGTTTGAACCGGCATTGTTGCCGACAGATGGGGTATGTAAGGTTTATTTCACCTGCGAAGATCACGATAAGTTATTGATTTTGGAAGAAGCCATCAATGCGCGTTGGGGCGATCGAGTGAATGTCAGTTTCTCCTTCCCAACCTGCCTGGAAGTGATGGGCGGTGGTGTTTCCAAAGGCCATGCGCTTGAGCAAGTGGCGAAAATCATTGGCTATTCATTGAAAGAATGCATCGCATTTGGCGATGGGATGAATGATTTGGAAATGCTGTCTATGGCGGGCAAGGGCTGCATTATGCGCGATGCCCATCAGCGCCTGAAAGATATGTTGCCGAATCTGGAAGTTATTGGTTCGAATGCTGATGATGCAGTCCCCCATTATTTGCGAAAAATGTTCTTAGGGACTGATAAATAA
- the tusA gene encoding sulfurtransferase TusA: MTDIFANPDKTLDALGLRCPEPVMMVRKTVRHMEDGQTLLIIADDPATTRDIPGFCRFMEHQLLAQDTQQTPYRYLVKKGAKAQ; this comes from the coding sequence ATGACCGATATTTTTGCCAACCCGGATAAAACACTGGATGCACTGGGCTTACGTTGCCCGGAGCCCGTGATGATGGTGCGTAAAACCGTCCGGCATATGGAAGACGGTCAAACCCTGCTCATCATTGCTGATGATCCGGCCACAACTCGCGATATCCCCGGTTTTTGCCGTTTTATGGAGCACCAGTTGTTGGCGCAAGATACCCAACAGACGCCATATCGCTACTTGGTGAAGAAAGGGGCAAAAGCGCAGTAA
- the glpT gene encoding glycerol-3-phosphate transporter, with the protein MLSIFKPAPHVARLPADQVDPTYRRLRWQIFMGIFFGYAAYYLVRKNFTLAMPYLIEQGFSRGDLGFALSGISIAYGFSKFIMGSVSDRSNPRVFLSAGLILSAAVMLFMGFVPWATSSIAIMFVLLFLCGWFQGMGWPPCGRTMVHWWSKKERGGIVSIWNCAHNVGGGLPPLLFLLGMAWFNDWKAALYMPAFGAILVALIVFGLMRDTPQSVGLPPIEEYKNDYPDDYTKEAEEELTAKQIFMQYVFPNKLLWYIAIANVFVYLLRYGILDWSPTYLKEVKHFALDKSSWAYFLYEYAGIPGTLLCGWMSDKVFKGNRGATGVFFMTLVTIATIVYWLNPVGNPGIDMACMITIGFLIYGPVMLIGLHALELAPKKAAGTAAGFTGLFGYLGGSVAASAIVGYTVDYFGWDGGFMVMIGGSILAVLLLLVVMLSEKKHHEEMARKQDL; encoded by the coding sequence ATGTTGAGTATTTTTAAGCCCGCGCCACATGTGGCAAGGCTCCCCGCAGACCAGGTTGACCCCACATACCGCCGCTTACGCTGGCAAATCTTCATGGGTATCTTCTTCGGTTACGCTGCCTACTATTTGGTACGTAAAAACTTTACTCTGGCCATGCCGTATTTGATCGAACAAGGATTCTCGCGCGGGGATCTGGGTTTCGCACTATCCGGTATTTCTATTGCTTATGGTTTCTCAAAGTTCATCATGGGTTCGGTTTCTGACCGGTCTAACCCACGAGTATTTCTCTCTGCCGGTTTGATTCTCTCTGCGGCCGTGATGCTGTTTATGGGCTTTGTGCCATGGGCAACATCCAGTATCGCCATAATGTTTGTGCTGCTGTTCCTGTGCGGCTGGTTCCAGGGGATGGGGTGGCCGCCATGTGGCCGTACCATGGTGCACTGGTGGTCGAAGAAAGAACGCGGCGGAATTGTTTCCATTTGGAACTGCGCCCATAACGTGGGTGGCGGTTTGCCGCCATTGCTGTTCCTGCTGGGGATGGCCTGGTTCAATGACTGGAAAGCCGCACTCTATATGCCTGCTTTTGGTGCCATTTTGGTGGCATTAATTGTCTTTGGTCTGATGCGTGATACTCCTCAATCCGTGGGCTTGCCACCCATTGAAGAGTACAAAAACGACTACCCAGATGACTACACCAAAGAAGCCGAAGAAGAGCTGACCGCCAAGCAAATCTTTATGCAGTATGTATTCCCTAACAAATTGCTGTGGTATATCGCCATTGCTAACGTTTTTGTTTATTTACTGCGTTACGGCATCCTCGACTGGTCACCGACCTACCTGAAAGAAGTGAAACACTTCGCGCTGGATAAATCCTCATGGGCTTATTTCCTGTATGAATACGCTGGTATTCCAGGAACACTGCTGTGCGGTTGGATGTCCGACAAAGTGTTTAAAGGCAACCGTGGTGCCACCGGTGTGTTCTTTATGACGTTAGTGACTATCGCCACCATTGTTTACTGGCTGAACCCAGTCGGGAACCCCGGTATCGATATGGCGTGTATGATCACTATCGGCTTCCTGATTTATGGCCCGGTCATGTTGATTGGTTTACATGCCCTTGAATTAGCGCCGAAAAAAGCGGCCGGTACCGCAGCAGGTTTCACCGGTTTATTCGGTTATCTGGGCGGCTCGGTCGCGGCCAGTGCTATCGTCGGTTATACCGTTGACTACTTCGGTTGGGACGGTGGCTTTATGGTGATGATTGGCGGCAGTATCTTAGCGGTGTTGTTGTTGCTCGTGGTGATGCTTAGTGAGAAAAAACATCACGAAGAGATGGCGAGAAAGCAGGATTTATAA
- the glpQ gene encoding glycerophosphodiester phosphodiesterase: MQTHIKSLVASMILASSVAGMAYAAESPTAEKSPLTKPSADKVVIAHRGASGYLPEHSLPAKAMAYAQGADYLEQDLVMTKDNELVVLHDHYLDRVTDVAERFPDRARKDGRYYAIDFTLPEIKSLKFTEGFDIGKDGNKVQSYPGRFPMGKSDFRVHTFQEEIEFVQGLNHSTGKNIGIYPEIKAPWFHKQEGKDISTKVLEVLKQYGYTTKGDKVYLQCFDANELKRIKNELEPKMGMNLKLVQLVAYTDWNETYEQKPDGQWVNYSYDWMFKPGAMKQVAQYADGIGPDYHMLVVETSTPDNIKLTGMVKDAHANNMMVHPYTIRADKLPKYATDVNQLFDIIYNQAGVDGVFTDFPDKGVQFLQKQGQHQ; encoded by the coding sequence ATGCAAACCCACATAAAATCACTGGTAGCGAGTATGATTTTGGCATCTTCAGTCGCTGGTATGGCCTACGCGGCAGAGTCACCTACGGCGGAAAAATCTCCCCTCACCAAACCCTCAGCCGATAAAGTGGTTATCGCGCACCGCGGTGCCAGTGGCTACTTGCCTGAGCATTCGCTGCCCGCCAAGGCCATGGCCTATGCGCAAGGTGCTGATTACCTTGAACAAGATTTGGTGATGACCAAAGATAATGAGTTAGTGGTGCTGCATGACCATTATCTCGACCGCGTGACAGATGTCGCCGAGCGCTTCCCAGACCGCGCCCGTAAAGATGGCCGCTATTACGCCATTGACTTCACTTTACCGGAAATCAAGTCACTGAAATTTACCGAAGGCTTTGATATTGGTAAAGATGGTAACAAAGTACAGAGCTACCCGGGCCGTTTCCCCATGGGCAAATCTGACTTCCGTGTACACACTTTCCAGGAAGAGATTGAATTTGTTCAGGGGCTGAATCATTCAACCGGTAAAAACATCGGTATCTATCCTGAAATCAAAGCACCATGGTTCCATAAACAGGAAGGGAAAGATATTTCCACCAAAGTGCTGGAAGTATTGAAACAGTACGGTTACACCACCAAAGGCGATAAAGTTTATCTGCAATGCTTTGATGCCAATGAATTAAAGCGCATCAAGAATGAGTTGGAACCGAAGATGGGCATGAACCTGAAACTGGTTCAACTGGTGGCTTATACCGACTGGAACGAAACCTACGAGCAGAAACCTGATGGTCAGTGGGTTAATTATAGCTATGACTGGATGTTCAAACCCGGCGCGATGAAACAGGTGGCACAGTATGCTGACGGCATCGGCCCTGACTATCATATGCTGGTCGTGGAGACTTCAACACCGGATAACATCAAGCTGACCGGGATGGTCAAAGATGCGCACGCTAATAATATGATGGTGCATCCATACACCATTCGTGCGGATAAGCTGCCGAAATACGCCACGGATGTGAATCAGCTGTTCGATATTATCTATAATCAGGCTGGGGTTGACGGAGTCTTCACCGACTTCCCGGATAAAGGTGTGCAGTTCCTGCAAAAACAGGGGCAACACCAGTAA
- the pldB gene encoding lysophospholipase L2 — protein sequence MPLDNHMNNWLTREEQFAAFVNGPLLDFWQQREEDEFIGVDNIPIRYVRFCAPQHTRVVVVVPGRIESYVKYPEVAYDLFQQGYDVIVLDHRGQGRSGRMLADHHRGHVVKFDDYIQDFAQLVRREITDSHYESRFALAHSMGGAILTRFLASEPTAFDAVALCAPMFGIHLPMPGWLAHQIVDWAEGHQKLRDYYAIGTGQWRPLPYLVNMLTHSRERYRRYLRQYADTPEIRVGGPTYHWIRESLLVGEQIIAQADKITTPVLLLQASEDRVVHNPAQDAFSQAMTLAGHPCEGGQPKLIKGARHEILFERDTLRAEALSAILHFFAQY from the coding sequence ATGCCGTTAGATAATCATATGAATAACTGGTTGACCCGCGAGGAGCAGTTTGCTGCTTTTGTTAACGGCCCATTGTTAGATTTCTGGCAGCAGCGGGAGGAAGATGAGTTTATCGGGGTTGATAATATCCCTATTCGCTATGTCCGTTTTTGCGCGCCACAGCATACTCGCGTGGTGGTCGTGGTGCCTGGCCGCATTGAAAGTTACGTCAAATATCCTGAAGTGGCTTATGATCTCTTTCAGCAAGGCTATGATGTTATAGTGTTGGATCATCGTGGTCAGGGCCGATCTGGGCGGATGCTGGCGGATCATCATCGCGGGCATGTGGTAAAATTTGACGATTATATTCAGGATTTTGCGCAGCTCGTGCGGCGCGAAATTACCGATAGCCATTATGAGTCTCGTTTTGCACTGGCCCACTCTATGGGCGGCGCGATTCTGACGCGTTTTTTGGCCAGCGAGCCAACCGCGTTTGATGCTGTGGCGCTCTGTGCTCCTATGTTTGGCATCCATTTGCCGATGCCGGGCTGGCTGGCTCACCAGATTGTTGACTGGGCGGAGGGGCACCAAAAACTGCGGGATTATTACGCGATAGGCACCGGCCAGTGGCGGCCGCTACCCTATCTGGTCAATATGCTGACTCATAGCCGCGAGCGCTATCGCCGCTATCTGCGCCAATATGCTGATACTCCTGAAATCCGCGTTGGTGGGCCAACCTATCATTGGATTCGTGAAAGCCTGCTGGTGGGGGAGCAAATTATCGCCCAAGCAGACAAAATTACGACACCGGTTCTGTTATTACAGGCCAGTGAGGATCGGGTGGTACATAACCCGGCCCAAGATGCATTTTCTCAGGCAATGACTCTGGCGGGGCACCCTTGTGAAGGGGGGCAGCCTAAGTTAATTAAAGGCGCACGCCATGAGATCCTGTTCGAGCGGGACACCCTGCGTGCCGAGGCGTTAAGCGCAATATTGCACTTTTTTGCGCAATATTAA
- the glpB gene encoding glycerol-3-phosphate dehydrogenase subunit GlpB, whose translation MKFDVIIIGGGLAGLACGIRLAEQGKYCAIVSAGQNALHFSSGSLDLLAKLPDGRAVSQPLSALEMLAELAPEHPYSKMGQTAQVGQLAQQAESLLQRCGLNLVGSATKNHLRLTPLGSCRPTWLSPVDIPVAPLAGPLPWHKVAVIGIEGFLDFQPQMVASALQEQGVEATADYLHSLALDRLRDNPSEFRAVNIARVLDQPENLQPLADELVRLSAAAEMILLPACIGLDESAPLDALRAAVGKPIQLLPTLPPSLLGMRLHQALRQRFQQLGGMVMPGDAVLRAELVGNRITGLYSRNHGDIPLRATQMVLASGSFFSNGLVATFEQVYEPILDLDILSLPNRADWSRSNMFAPQPYLQFGVHTDNQLRALRGGVALDNLHVIGAVLGGFDPLQQGCGAGVSLTSALFVAQQIVSAMEVTL comes from the coding sequence ATGAAATTTGATGTGATTATCATCGGGGGTGGGCTGGCTGGCCTGGCCTGCGGTATTCGCCTGGCTGAGCAAGGTAAATATTGCGCCATTGTCAGTGCCGGTCAAAATGCGCTGCATTTTTCCTCTGGCTCTTTGGATCTATTGGCAAAATTACCGGATGGGCGGGCAGTGAGCCAGCCGCTCTCGGCACTGGAAATGTTAGCGGAGTTAGCTCCTGAGCATCCTTATAGCAAAATGGGGCAAACCGCTCAGGTGGGGCAGCTGGCACAACAAGCGGAATCCCTGTTACAGCGATGTGGCCTGAATCTGGTCGGTAGCGCGACGAAAAATCACTTGCGCCTTACGCCATTGGGCAGTTGCCGCCCCACTTGGCTCAGCCCGGTGGATATCCCGGTGGCACCCTTGGCAGGCCCACTGCCGTGGCACAAAGTCGCGGTGATTGGAATTGAAGGTTTCCTCGACTTTCAGCCACAAATGGTTGCCAGCGCCTTGCAGGAGCAGGGGGTTGAAGCCACTGCGGATTATCTGCATTCACTGGCGCTGGATCGCCTGCGGGATAATCCCAGCGAATTTCGGGCGGTGAACATTGCTCGGGTGCTGGATCAACCAGAAAATCTGCAACCGCTAGCTGATGAGTTAGTGCGTTTGTCAGCTGCTGCGGAAATGATTTTACTGCCCGCTTGTATTGGGCTGGATGAATCGGCCCCATTGGATGCCCTGCGCGCGGCGGTGGGCAAGCCCATTCAGTTGTTGCCAACTCTGCCGCCATCATTACTCGGCATGCGCCTGCATCAAGCTCTGCGCCAGCGCTTCCAGCAATTAGGCGGCATGGTTATGCCCGGTGATGCTGTCTTGCGCGCTGAATTGGTGGGGAATCGGATTACCGGGCTGTATAGCCGCAACCATGGTGATATTCCACTGCGGGCCACCCAGATGGTGCTGGCGAGTGGCAGTTTCTTCAGCAATGGGCTGGTGGCCACTTTTGAGCAGGTCTATGAGCCAATACTGGATCTGGATATTTTATCACTGCCGAATCGGGCGGATTGGAGCCGCAGCAATATGTTTGCGCCGCAACCTTATTTGCAATTTGGCGTACACACCGATAACCAGCTGCGGGCGCTACGCGGCGGGGTGGCCTTGGATAATTTACACGTGATTGGCGCAGTTCTCGGCGGATTCGACCCGCTGCAACAAGGATGCGGTGCTGGGGTTTCGCTGACCAGCGCATTGTTTGTCGCACAGCAGATTGTCAGCGCCATGGAGGTAACATTATGA
- the glpA gene encoding anaerobic glycerol-3-phosphate dehydrogenase subunit A — protein sequence MTNSSPYTETDVIIIGGGATGAGIARDCARRGLACTLLERHDIATGATGRNHGLLHSGARYAVTDGESARECIEENRILKRIARHCIEQTDGLFITLPEDALEYQEQFIARCQEAGIEAEAIDPQQALRLEPAANPALIAAVRVPDGTVDPFRLTAANMLDAREHGANVLTYHEVIGLLRQGDRVSGVRVFDHKNQRQYEIHAQIVVNAAGIWGQHIAEYADLRIRMFPAKGALLILGHRINNMVINRCRKPADADILVPGDTISLIGTTSTHIEYDQIDNMVVTAQEVDTLIREGSKLSPQLAQTRILRAYAGVRPLVASDDDPSGRNVSRGIVLLDHSSRDGLEGFITITGGKLMTYRLMAQWATDKVCEKLGVTAACTTAQEPLPGSQQSAEQTLSKVISLPASIRGSAVYRHGDRATQLLAGNRLDNSLVCECEAVTAGEVRYAIESLFVNNLLDLRRRTRVGMGTCQGELCACRAAGLLSRFKVATPQQSREQLVQFLNERWKGVRPIAWGDALRESEFTHWVYQGLCGLDDSPSMTNVQEKPDEI from the coding sequence ATGACGAACAGTTCTCCTTACACAGAAACGGATGTCATCATCATTGGTGGTGGTGCGACCGGGGCCGGTATAGCTCGAGACTGCGCCCGCCGGGGTTTAGCGTGCACACTGCTGGAGAGACATGACATTGCCACCGGGGCAACGGGGCGCAACCATGGCTTATTACACAGTGGTGCGCGTTATGCAGTGACCGATGGTGAGTCCGCCCGTGAATGTATTGAAGAAAACCGGATTCTGAAACGCATCGCCCGCCATTGTATTGAGCAAACAGATGGTTTGTTTATCACCTTGCCGGAAGACGCGCTGGAATATCAGGAACAATTTATTGCCCGCTGCCAGGAGGCGGGGATCGAGGCCGAAGCCATTGATCCGCAACAAGCATTACGGCTCGAACCTGCGGCCAATCCAGCACTGATTGCCGCCGTGCGGGTGCCGGATGGCACGGTAGACCCCTTCCGCCTAACCGCAGCCAATATGCTGGATGCCCGTGAGCACGGGGCTAATGTACTCACTTATCATGAAGTTATCGGTTTATTGCGCCAAGGTGATCGGGTGAGTGGGGTGCGTGTTTTCGATCATAAAAATCAGCGCCAATATGAGATTCATGCCCAAATCGTGGTTAACGCGGCGGGGATCTGGGGTCAGCACATTGCAGAATACGCTGATCTGCGAATTCGCATGTTTCCAGCCAAAGGCGCGCTGCTGATCCTCGGCCATCGGATCAACAACATGGTGATCAACCGCTGCCGCAAACCGGCGGATGCCGACATCTTGGTGCCGGGCGATACCATTTCATTGATCGGCACCACCTCCACACATATTGAATATGATCAGATAGATAATATGGTCGTCACGGCGCAAGAGGTGGATACCTTAATTCGTGAGGGGTCAAAACTTTCACCGCAACTGGCGCAAACGCGCATTTTACGCGCTTATGCTGGGGTTAGGCCGCTGGTGGCCAGTGATGATGACCCTTCCGGGCGCAATGTGAGCCGCGGCATTGTATTACTCGACCACTCCAGCCGTGATGGGTTGGAGGGCTTCATCACCATTACCGGCGGGAAATTAATGACTTACCGGCTGATGGCGCAATGGGCCACTGATAAAGTCTGCGAAAAACTTGGCGTGACGGCGGCCTGTACCACGGCCCAAGAACCCCTGCCCGGTTCACAGCAGTCAGCGGAACAGACGCTCAGCAAAGTTATTTCCCTGCCGGCCAGTATTCGCGGCTCGGCGGTTTATCGCCATGGTGACCGCGCGACACAATTGTTAGCTGGAAACCGCTTGGATAACAGCTTGGTCTGTGAGTGTGAGGCAGTGACGGCCGGTGAAGTACGCTATGCCATTGAATCTCTTTTCGTCAATAACCTGCTGGATTTACGCCGCCGCACCCGTGTGGGCATGGGGACTTGCCAGGGCGAGCTTTGCGCTTGCCGCGCGGCGGGTTTACTCAGCCGCTTTAAGGTGGCGACCCCACAACAATCCCGCGAACAACTGGTGCAGTTCCTTAATGAGCGCTGGAAAGGTGTGCGGCCAATAGCCTGGGGTGATGCTTTACGCGAAAGTGAGTTTACTCATTGGGTTTATCAGGGTCTTTGTGGCCTGGACGATAGCCCAAGCATGACCAATGTTCAGGAGAAACCAGATGAAATTTGA
- the glpC gene encoding anaerobic glycerol-3-phosphate dehydrogenase subunit GlpC: protein MTWLPQHQDIQDKHVSRDNSFESCIKCTVCTTYCPVAKVNPLYPGPKQAGPDGERLRLKDPALYDDALKYCTNCKRCEVACPSDVKIGDIIQRAKASYSSNKPKLRDAILSHTDIMGTLSTPFAPVVNAVTGLKPVRALLDKALKIDHRRELPKYSFGTFRRWYRQQAEKQQQYTEQVAFFHGCFVNYNHPQLGKDLISVFNAMNIGVQLLKREKCCGVPLIANGFIAQAKKQARVNLASLTDAVIDRDIPVVATSSSCTFTLRDEYPHLLDVDTAPVRDRVELATRYLYRLLDQGRELPLKALFSSENKPLRIAYHTPCHMEKMGWTAYTLALLQRIPGIDLVVLDSQCCGIAGTYGFKSENYATSQGIGASLFQQIEGSGVDLVITDCETCKWQIEMSTSKKCEHPMTLLAQALA, encoded by the coding sequence ATGACGTGGCTGCCACAGCACCAAGACATTCAGGATAAACATGTATCACGGGATAACAGCTTTGAAAGTTGCATCAAATGCACGGTGTGTACCACTTATTGCCCAGTGGCGAAAGTTAACCCGCTTTATCCGGGGCCAAAACAAGCCGGCCCCGATGGTGAGCGCCTGCGCCTGAAAGATCCGGCCCTCTATGATGATGCATTGAAGTATTGCACTAACTGCAAACGTTGCGAAGTCGCCTGCCCGTCAGATGTAAAAATCGGCGACATCATCCAGCGCGCTAAAGCCAGTTACAGCAGCAATAAGCCCAAACTGCGCGATGCTATCCTCAGTCACACCGATATTATGGGCACACTTTCGACGCCGTTTGCCCCGGTCGTCAATGCCGTCACGGGGTTAAAACCGGTGCGAGCTTTGCTTGATAAAGCATTGAAAATTGACCATCGGCGCGAGTTACCCAAATACTCGTTTGGTACTTTCCGCCGCTGGTATCGCCAACAAGCTGAGAAACAACAGCAATATACTGAGCAAGTGGCGTTTTTCCATGGCTGCTTTGTTAACTACAACCATCCGCAGCTGGGTAAGGATTTAATCAGTGTATTCAATGCCATGAACATTGGTGTTCAATTGCTTAAACGCGAGAAATGCTGTGGTGTGCCGCTGATTGCCAATGGGTTTATTGCACAGGCGAAAAAACAGGCGCGGGTGAATTTGGCGTCTCTCACTGACGCGGTGATTGATCGGGATATCCCAGTGGTCGCCACCTCCTCAAGTTGTACTTTTACATTGAGAGATGAATATCCGCATCTGCTGGATGTCGATACCGCGCCAGTGCGCGACAGAGTGGAGCTGGCGACGCGCTATCTCTACCGCTTATTAGACCAAGGGCGTGAGTTGCCGCTGAAAGCCTTATTCTCTTCAGAAAACAAACCGTTACGCATTGCTTACCATACCCCTTGTCACATGGAAAAAATGGGCTGGACGGCTTATACCCTGGCCTTGTTGCAGCGCATTCCGGGTATTGATCTGGTGGTGTTGGATTCTCAATGTTGTGGAATTGCCGGAACATATGGCTTTAAATCAGAGAATTACGCCACATCCCAAGGAATTGGGGCCTCATTATTCCAACAAATTGAGGGCAGTGGTGTTGATTTAGTGATTACTGACTGTGAAACCTGTAAATGGCAGATTGAAATGTCGACCAGCAAGAAATGCGAGCATCCGATGACCTTACTGGCACAGGCATTGGCATGA
- a CDS encoding DcrB family lipoprotein, whose amino-acid sequence MHKITKFLAVGLLVAGLSACDGGNDKNVGQPVSLLEGKVAFSLPADLSDQSGKMGNQANNMHVYANKTGDKAVIVILGDKSNEALDVLTERLAEQQRTRDANLQVVTNKAIKVDGHPFQQLDSIITSGGQKAYSSVLMGNVDNRLITIQITLPAENQQQAQTEAESIISTLKLNSPSVP is encoded by the coding sequence ATGCATAAAATAACCAAATTTCTCGCCGTCGGCCTGTTGGTTGCAGGATTAAGTGCCTGTGATGGTGGCAATGATAAGAATGTCGGCCAGCCAGTCAGCCTGTTGGAGGGTAAAGTCGCGTTTAGTTTGCCTGCTGACTTATCTGACCAAAGCGGGAAAATGGGTAATCAAGCTAACAATATGCACGTTTACGCCAACAAAACTGGCGATAAAGCGGTTATCGTGATTTTAGGTGATAAGAGCAATGAAGCCTTGGATGTGCTCACTGAGCGCCTGGCCGAGCAGCAACGCACCCGTGATGCCAACCTACAAGTCGTGACGAACAAAGCCATTAAGGTCGATGGGCATCCTTTCCAGCAATTGGACAGTATTATTACCAGCGGTGGCCAGAAAGCTTATTCTTCTGTGTTAATGGGAAATGTTGATAACAGACTGATAACCATACAAATTACTCTGCCAGCTGAGAATCAGCAGCAAGCGCAAACAGAAGCTGAGTCTATTATCAGCACCTTGAAATTAAATTCACCATCAGTCCCGTAA
- a CDS encoding 7-cyano-7-deazaguanine/7-aminomethyl-7-deazaguanine transporter — MFSFTAQQRMTALVWLSLFHIVIITSSNYLVQLPIAIFGFHTTWGAFTFPFIFLATDLTVRIFGAPLARRIILSVMVPALLISYLISALFYQGSWQGFPALTSFNVVVARIAVASFMAYVLGQILDVQVFNRLRQRSAWWVAPTAAMFFGNISDTMAFFFIAFYRSSDPFMAANWVEIALVDYSFKLLICMLFFLPAYGVMLNMLLKYFAKKTRQQALSQMNPAEQ; from the coding sequence ATGTTTTCGTTTACTGCTCAACAGCGGATGACCGCGTTGGTATGGCTGTCGCTATTCCATATTGTCATCATTACCTCCAGCAACTATTTGGTGCAATTACCGATAGCTATTTTCGGTTTTCATACCACCTGGGGGGCTTTTACCTTTCCATTTATCTTCTTAGCCACCGACCTGACCGTGCGGATTTTTGGTGCCCCTTTGGCGCGCAGAATTATTTTGTCCGTCATGGTGCCTGCTTTGCTTATTTCGTATCTCATTTCTGCCCTGTTTTATCAGGGAAGCTGGCAAGGATTTCCGGCATTGACCAGCTTTAATGTAGTCGTGGCGCGCATCGCAGTGGCCAGTTTTATGGCATATGTGCTTGGACAAATCCTTGATGTTCAAGTATTTAACCGCCTTCGTCAGCGCAGTGCCTGGTGGGTTGCCCCAACCGCGGCAATGTTCTTTGGCAATATCAGTGACACCATGGCGTTCTTCTTTATTGCCTTTTACCGCAGTTCCGACCCTTTTATGGCGGCAAACTGGGTGGAAATCGCCTTGGTGGATTATAGCTTCAAGTTATTGATCTGCATGTTATTCTTCTTGCCAGCTTATGGCGTGATGCTCAACATGTTACTGAAGTATTTTGCTAAAAAAACCCGTCAGCAGGCACTCTCTCAGATGAATCCTGCTGAACAATAG